A part of Capsicum annuum cultivar UCD-10X-F1 chromosome 6, UCD10Xv1.1, whole genome shotgun sequence genomic DNA contains:
- the LOC107855123 gene encoding kinesin-like protein KIN-7O: MERIHVSVRARPLSPEDANSSPWRISGNSIFIPNQPAKFEFDRIFEDECTTIEVYKARTKNIVAAAIQGFNGTVFAYGQTSSGKTHTMRGSKTEPGVIPMAVQDLFNFIEEEMDREFLLRMSYMEIYNEEINDLLAPEHRKLQIHESIERGIFVAGLREEIVASPDQVLELMDFGESHRHIGETNMNLYSSRSHTIFRMIIESREKAEDTKTDNSCDAVRVSVLNLVDLAGSERAAKTGAEGVRLKEGSHINKSLMTLGTVIKKLSEGAESQGGHVPYRDSKLTRILQPALGGNANTAIICNITLAQIHADETKSSLQFASRALRVTNCVHVNEILTDAALLKRQKKEIEELRAKLQASHSEHLDEEILNLRNTLLKSELERERITLELEEEKKAQAEREKRLQEQAKKIENLSSMVLCSNRVEGRDTYKKEKRRYTWCPGNLSREALKELSSSGKGKISAVKAKRLERDIGPLLPFEELLDVDINLDSGKQEDNARSNQAEDCTLPDPRALLHVTSRRKGASRKKSFSMEDSDFLELQRVYEELLLKYESHKTVSEVKIDYLTRKLFEADIHLVDGSEQEDNSLMHLCGSKPLREAKAILVIKQLQEKVTMLEMERSSSQQNLDSVVEIATEQTISAREKHEELYQELLSAKLEAQGAREQLASMQSAVVLVEDNMNSETELMREVQDLISEFENSRTLIDSFIPVVEELVMSFSAISKLVPDLKSAALDNSNQIRSVIRNHEKLLSFLQQKINVVQDEKILLDHQSFDLHNQIEELKRAIEDSRNALTEISEKYEAEKSEHLSQIQSLQKELSCLSSGSLVREKENIRKDLEKTKAKLRDTESKLRNAIQEKTKLEGERACAEREIKRLNGQRAILERDINKRDTNIGKRRDSVVDRSSNVLDSKRAKNSSVCVENVVQEEYRKLEVLAFEMETTIASLEEELTISHAEKEEANSRAENLACELQALSDELNMSNTELSMLKEELSCVRLCSGESESRCQRLETSVNILAEEKEDLAMQLTDALLEMEEEKAIWFAREKATVEAINEKAKSYSAEIANLSQKMTEVTNELESCRRQCKLLEERLVISENNVLLDKSFSEEKLLEIDQLRLRLRDAEEQCRRSQEMLTMENQGLCKEVERLQVELSMLSKERVDLLARSRESETEPIQRDDFQLSNSNPEVEQLSEKLSALEAKMHNGEVNLNNDKAKLRMRLRGAQAKLDAFRVRYKEALDEIDFMNKKFEAASSKLKDQLASSGLEILSLKKQLCFCKGSLIG; this comes from the exons ATGGAGAGAATCCACGTGTCAGTTCGAGCGAGACCACTCTCACCGGAAGATGCCAACTCCAGTCCCTGGCGAATCTCCGGCAACTCTATCTTCATTCCCAATCAGCCGGCAAAATTTGaatttg ATAGAATTTTTGAGGACGAATGCACAACAATTGAAGTCTACAAAGCTCGAACTAAAAACATTGTAGCTGCTGCTATTCAAGGATTTAAtg GGACTGTTTTTGCATATGGTCAGACAAGTAGTGGAAAAACACATACTATGAGAGGATCGAAAACTGAACCTGGAGTCATCCCTATGGCCGTGCAAGATCTGTTTAATTTCATTGAAGAG GAAATGGATAGAGAGTTTCTTCTACGGATGTCGTATATGGAAATCTATAATGAGGAGATAAATGATTTGTTGGCCCCTGAGCACCGGAAATTGCAAATCCATGAAAGTATAGAg CGGGGAATATTTGTTGCTGGCTTAAGGGAGGAAATTGTTGCCTCTCCTGATCAAGTGCTTGAACTCATGGATTTCGGAGAAT CTCATCGACATATTGGAGAAACTAATATGAATCTATACAGCAGTAGATCACACACAATTTTCCGGATG ATAATTGAGAGTAGGGAGAAGGCTGAAGATACAAAAACAGACAATTCTTGTGATGCAGTCCGTGTATCTGTTCTG AACCTGGTGGACCTTGCTGGTTCTGAACGTGCTGCCAAAACCGGAGCAGAAGGTGTTCGTCTAAAAGAAGGCTCCCACATCAACAAAAGCTTGATGACTTTAGGAACTGTGATTAAAAAACTGAGTGAAGGTGCTGAGAGTCAAGG GGGTCACGTTCCATACCGAGACAGCAAACTTACGCGTATCTTGCAACCTGCACTGGGTGGAAATGCAAACACTGCCATTATATGTAATATCACTCTTGCCCAG ATTCATGCCGACGAGACTAAAAGTAGTCTTCAATTTGCAAGCAGGGCATTGCGGGTTACAAACTGTGTTCATGTGAATGAG ATACTGACTGATGCTGCATTGCTCAAGCGTCAAAAGAAGGAGATTGAGGAGCTGCGAGCTAAATTGCAG GCATCACATTCGGAACATCTCGATGAAGAAATTTTGAATCTTCGGAATACTCTACTGAAG AGCGAATTGGAGCGGGAACGAATTACATTAGAATTGGAGGAGGAAAAGAAAGCTCAAGCTGAAAGGGAGAAGAGGCTACAAGAGCAAGCCAAGAAAATTGAGAACTTGAGTTCTATGGTGCTATGCTCAAATAGGGTTGAGGGTCGTGATACCTATAAAAAA GAAAAACGGCGATATACATGGTGCCCGGGTAACCTTTCAAGGGAGGCTTTGAAGGAG TTGAGCTCTTCAGGAAAAGGGAAGATTTCTGCAGTCAAAGCCAAAAGGCTTGAACGTGACATTGGACCCTTACTTCCTTTTGAAGAACTATTAGATGTTGACATCAATTTAGACTCTGGCAAGCAAGAAGACAATGCAAGGAGTAATCAAGCTGAAGACTGTACTCTCCCTGACCCGCGGGCTTTGTTGCATGTCACTAGCAGGAGAAAAGGAGCCTCTAGGAAAAAAAGCTTCTCAATG GAAGACAGTGATTTCCTGGAACTTCAAAGGGTGTATGAAGAGTtgcttttaaaatatgaatcacaT AAAACCGTGAGTGAGGTAAAGATTGACTATCTCACAAGGAAGCTTTTTGAGGCTGACATTCATCTGGTCGATGGTTCTGAGCAAGAGGATAACTCTTTGATGCACTTGTGTGGGAGCAAACCTTTGAGAGAAGCAAAAGCTATTTTGGTGATTAAGCAGCTCCAAGAGAAG GTCACTATGTTAGAAATGGAGAGATCCTCAAGCCAACAGAATTTGGACTCAGTTGTTGAGATAGCAACTGAGCAGACCATATCTGCAAGAGAGAAGCATGAAGAG CTTTACCAAGAGCTTTTGAGTGCAAAACTTGAGGCACAAGGGGCTCGTGAACAGCTTGCATCAATGCAATCTGCAGTAGTGCTTGTC GAGGATAACATGAACTCTGAAACCGAGCTGATGAGGGAGGTTCAAGATTTGATTTCAGAATTTGAAAATTCACGAACCTTAATTGATTCATTCATTCCAGTGGTAGAGGAACTTGTCATGTCTTTCTCTGCCATATCCAAACTAGTTCCT GATTTAAAGTCTGCAGCACTTGACAATTCCAACCAAATAAGATCCGTAATTAGAAATCATGAGAAACTACTATCATTCTTGCAGCAAAAGATCAATGTAGTTCAGGATGAAAAG ATTCTACTGGACCATCAGTCTTTTGATCTGCATAATCAGATAGAAGAACTGAAAAGAGCTATTGAAGATTCTAGAAATGCATTAACA GAAATCTCTGAAAAGTATGAAGCAGAAAAATCTGAACACCTTTCTCAAATTCAAAGTCTTCAAAAGGAACTGTCATGCTTATCTTCTGGTTCCTTAGTCAGAGAGAAGGAAAACATAAGAAAAGATTTGGAGAAAACAAAAGCAAAGTTGAGAGACACAGAATCCAAACTTAGGAATGCCATCCAGGAGAAGACAAAACTTGAG GGTGAAAGAGCTTGTGCTGAGAGGGAAATCAAACGCTTAAATGGCCAGAGGGCTATTCTTGAGCGTGACATCAATAAACGAGACACAAACATTGGAAAAAGGCGTGATTCAGTTGTTGATAGGAGCTCTAATGTGCTCGACTCCAAAAGAGCCAAGAATTCCTCTGTTTGTGTTGAAAATGTTGTGCAG GAGGAGTACAGGAAGTTGGAAGTGCTGGCATTTGAGATGGAGACAACTATTGCTTCTTTGGAAGAGGAATTAACAATTTCTCATGcagaaaaagaagaagccaaTTCTAGAGCAGAAAATTTGGCATGTGAATTGCAAGCTTTATCTGACGAGTTGAATATGTCAAATACGGAACTAAGTATGTTGAAGGAAGAGCTGTCATGCGTT AGATTATGTTCGGGAGAATCTGAATCACGATGTCAGAGGTTGGAAACTTCTGTCAACATTTTGGCAGAAGAAAAGGAAGATTTAGCTATG CAACTCACTGATGCCCTTTTGGAAATGGAGGAGGAAAAGGCCATATGGTTTGCAAGGGAGAAAGCTACAGTTGAAGCAATCAATGAAAAAGCAAAATCTTATAGTGCTGAAATTGCCAATTTATCACAGAAAATGACAGAG GTGACAAATGAACTTGAGAGTTGTAGAAGACAGTGCAAACTCCTTGAGGAGAGATTGGTCATCTCAGAAAATAATGTGTTGTTGGACAAAAGTTTCAG TGAAGAGAAATTACTAGAGATTGATCAACTCAGACTACGCCTGAGAGATGCCGAGGAACAATGTAGAAGATCCCAAGAG aTGCTGACAATGGAGAATCAGGGTCTGTGTAAGGAAGTAGAAAGACTTCAGGTGGAGTTAAGCATGCTTAGCAAAGAAAGAGTTGATCTGTTAGCCCGTAGTAGAGAATCAGAGACAGAGCCAATTCAGAGAGATGACTTTCAG CTGTCAAATTCAAATCCCGAAGTCGAGCAGCTTAGTGAGAAGCTTTCAGCTTTGGAGGCTAAAATGCATAAT GGTGAAGTCAACCTCAACAATGATAAAGCTAAGCTGAGAATGAGACTTCGAGGGGCACAAGCAAAATTAGATGCATTTCGGGTAAGGTACAAAGAGGCGTTGGATGAGATAGACTTTATGAACAAGAAATTCGAGGCGGCTTCATCGAAGCTGAAAGATCAGTTAGCTTCAAGTGGTCTTGAAATCCTCAGCCTCAAGAAGCAGCTTTGCTTCTGCAAGGGGTCCTTGATTGGGTAA